The sequence AATATTATTTTGTCCAGCCAAATAGTGAAACAAGGTCCCTACCCCCAAGAGCTCACAAACTGAAAAGATAAGTTTCAAAGGGTTGGATTTTGTTTGATATAAATATCAAGCACTTGTTGCAATGGGAAATTATGAAAGAAGCAAACAATGAACCATTGATCTTCCAAAGTCATTAGCAAGTTACTAgaaactgaggatctggccctctattttggggggttggcaggggaggggaagaaccAGTGATCTTAAAGCGTTAATGTGGGAACACCACAATATGTTCAGGGTAATGGTTATCTTCAAACATCGCCACAAAAATTTTGCACGTCTTTTTCTTTTAACCATTCCTAGATCAGTGTGCATGTGGCAGACTTGATGACGCTAAAATAATGAGGCTGAAGGAAATTAAGACGACTTGCCACAGAGGATTCCCTTGGCAGGTATTAATAGAGATCTTTGGAAGTACTGTTATTGTAGAAACGTCTATAGTAAAGCTGTGTTCTCAGATGCAACACACcttatcttaaaaaaacaacattttaagtTTTAACTAAACAAGAGGTCAGATAAGTAGAAGCAAAAAGGTGATAGAAGACAGCAAGACCCATTATTACAAACTTTTGTAGTCAACCtccttgaaaaataaaaaacttaCTGTATTTAAATGTCACAATTTATAAATTACCCTTGGCAGCATCTCATTCCTTGCACTTACCTTTGCCCTACTAGAAAACTTACTAGTGCATCAAGTATCAATATAGCAGGATTCTACCATTTTTCAATATAATTTGGAAGTCATATGACTCAGTACTTATGTAAGGGGAGCCCCTTCTGAACTGTCAGTTTCATAATACCTGGTATATTATTCGATATTTAGTGCTAGGTTCTTCTCCCTTCACTACTACAACCCTATTTGATTTCTTTGCAACTGCAGCTGTTGATAGGTCCTatccaactcccatttaaatcagtgggaggttTTCTGCAGCCTTAAATAGGAATAGGATCCCTGGGGCTAACAGGGCAGATTCTggacatttcattttaaagataaTTAAATTACAAATCTTAGCTGCTTATAATAATTCAATATTTTGCTCTTATCCCATAATACTACCAAGTTAAAGACTACAGCAGAatttactgttttttgttttataggtCATGTTGCTAAATTTGGAAGGAAAAGGATTCTGTGGAGGTGTTCTTTTGAAGAGCAACTTCGTGTTGACTACAGCTGAGTGTGCCCTTCTGCACAATCATTCTGGTATCAGGGTTAGGACTGGTAGGTGATCACGCTTCTTTTCCTCCTCATTGTCAATCTACGTTTTTGTGTTGTCAAAGCGTACTTTCAAAGAGTTTACATATAAAAATTGCCATTTCAGAACATTTGGTCTATCCTAGGAAACAAAGTGTccgcatttaaaaatattttgcttataGGGAACAATTGGCAATGTTCATTCATCATCATTCACCCCCATTTTTGTTGTATATTTTACTTTGTCATCCTGAAATTATAGTTTCTTCCTATTCACTCACACCTATATGCTCTTGAAGAGTTAAAAAGCATCTTCAAAATTTGTATAACCAGGATCTGATATGCTTAATTGCTGTAAAATCAACACCTACTACTAGCCTCTGTCTTTACTGTGAAATAAGGGTATAATCATGgtagtagctatgttggcagaatAACTCCCTTAACTATTAGCAATTAATCTGTGTTCAACTTTGGTGACAGATGCTAAAACTATTTCTAAGAGCAGTGACCATGTCATAACTTCACAGGGAATAAGAGAATGCATGGAGCTGGACAGGTAATAGATGTGACTGAGAAACACATACATATGCGGTACGACGAAGCTACTGGGGAGAATAACCTTGCATTGCTACAACTTCGAGAGCACATTGAGTGCAACAACTATCAGCATTTTATATGTCTTCCTGACAAAGACTTTGCAGAACATGTTTTGATTCCACAGCTGGCAGGCACTGTCAGTGGCTGGAAACAGGAAGAAAGTGAGGTGAGAGGTTCACTAGTTGAGTTGCAGGTCTCCTACCTTCCTGAAAGGGAATGTGAACAAATACTCAATACAAGTCTTACGAACAGACAGTATTGCGGACATCACCCAGAGCCTGTGGATGGGCAGCTGGCAGGAGGAAACTTTATCGCCCATGACTACAAAGGCACTTGGTTTCTAACAGGTATTTTTGGAGCTTGGCCAACTAATGTAAGTAACTGGGAACCATTTATTTTCACAAAGACTTCAAGATATATGATGTGGTTCAAACAAAAAAcggaataaaagaaaaaagtcctGACAGCACCAAATCCATAACTGCAATTACAAAGACCACTTGGATGCAGCAACTTGGTTTCAGCAAGGTCAACCTGCATTGTGTTGTAATGTTAATACTGTAAATATTTAACTGTAGTTCATCCCTCAAAACAAATCTATTGTCCAATctgtcttttctctccctttccaaaGACAGGATTGAGGACTGTTGTAGTAGACATATGGCTACTTCACTTTGAAAATAATTAGGAGTTTGAATTTGTACAGCACTGTTCATCTACGCTGATCCTAAGAGACCTTAACTGATTGTGTATTACAAATAAATGAATCACTTTCCCCTCTCACTGAAGTGTCCCCATTGCTAGGGGGAAATGCAGTTATTGTTTCAGAGACCAGTGGTATATGGCCAAATCCTGCACAACTTTATTCATGTAAGTACTTGCAAAGCATCCCCCTGACTTTGCTAGGATTACTTGAGTAAAGATTTGCTGAATCAAACCCTAGAATAGGAATAGTCTAAATCAGACATAGGTGAAGTGATTCCTCAAGTCACAATCACCCAGGTAGGCTGCTCCAGGGGCAGCAACAGACTGGCCCTTGCTCTGGCCTCGATTGCCAATTGATAACCTTGCCCCATTTGAGCAAAATAAAAAGTGAATGCATCACTACCACGTGCTTTGTTCATCTGACAAGCgtaatttagttttaattattgCTGATGCTTCATTGTATGTTTTGTAAAAGTAATGAAATCTCTGTAAGAGAAGAGCTCACTGCAGTGCTCTGCTTCTACATTCTTGCTATTGAGTAGGGACAGTCAAGTCAGAACAAGACAGTTGAAACAAAGTACTCCATTTTGATTCAAATCCTTCTGCCCCAGAGAACTGACATGCTAAAGACAAGACAAACAAGTAAATGAGACAAGTGGGCTGAGGTGGAGGCCAGGGGAGATGGAGTTACAGAAAGAATAGGCTGTATGCTACTCTTAGCCAATCAGGAGCAGTGATCACAACccagtccctgcctcagttttctttgTGCCCTACAGAAGAGGGGCATTCTGAATAGAGCACATCTATTTTCCTCACTGATCTTGcagcactgatgtcaatgggaatggGATTCAAAAATAAAGAGGCTTGGATCCTTTTTCCAGTACTGCATGTTTTAATTATCCACTCTCAAAACACTCATTAAATATATACTCTTCACTTTCCCAACACCCTTAACAGGACACTTTCAGAAGTTAGATCTATGAATCTACACTACTATAAGAAtgacttagggcaggtctacacttagaGTGACGTGTAGTGGACAGATACTCTATGGCCAGCTAGCCCTggtataaatagcaatgtagctggtgaggcatggcttaggcaaATAGAGAAGAGGCAAGCCAGAACCCAAAGTTATGTATCTACACGCCTCTCTACACACCCAAACAGtgcctccctgtctacactgctacttttagcagtGTAAGGTCCCCTGTTCTGGAGCCTTTCTCTGCCAAAGACtctagcagcagggaaagggactTCATATTTGAACTGATAATGAAATATCTCTCACCACTAGAGTCATGTTATTGTTGAAGTATGCAAAATCATTTTCAGCAGAAACAAAATAAAGCGAATGACTTTCTCACATGTCAAAACTAAGTCACTTAAACACCATTAGAAGCACATTGCACAGAAATCAGAAGTACTGTTCTGTTTTCAAGTGCTACTGAAGTATGTTTGTTGTATGCAGGTGGCAAAACAACCTGGTTTTGTAACTTTTAGTTCTTGTACTGTACAGAAAAAGTTAGAACTTAACAGAACAATGAAAGCAGCCTGAATATCCCATTAAAATAATGTCAATCTAGGAAACTACTTACCTCACAAGTgtgttagtatttttttttttaaacctataataattttattgaaactttcattataaagactGTTAAATGTCTTAGATGGTGTGTGCTGGTGCTAAAACAGTCTGGAATAAAATCATCACTGTTACTACCAAGAGAAAAATAtcacatttgttttattatttttacaaaaccACCAGCATGAACAACAGGTATGCTGTGCAAAAATAAAGAACACTTAAAAGAATGGACCTACTGGCAGAAATATTCCACAAAATCAGAATTAAAATGGAGTTGGACTACATTACCTAAATAAAGTCTTATGCCTCAAGGGGAAACTCAAACAAGTGTTAAGTACAGTTACTAAAGGCCCACTTCTGAGCAGCAGTAGGTAACCACACCTCACACCCTGCTGTACACTCATAAATCCTATTGAAATTGAAGTGAAGTTCCAGGGGTTCAGCACCAATCAGGCACGGGTCCTTAATGTTTCGAGAGGCTTTGAAGAATGTCGTATCCAACCAAGAttactaaaaaaaaccaaagtcTCACATAACTGGGAGTTAGGTCAAGGACAGGTGAAATAAAAGCATTGTTTCTGCCCACAAAGAATGATTAAGTGCCACCGATGGACACTTCCTTCTGACAGATAAGGACAAATAGTTACAGGAACATAAAGGGGTGTCAGTACACATGACATCTGAGATAGTTGAGGCAGGCTTTTTAAAGATTGTTGCTGAAattttgcaaatgtttcaacatgAATTGGGAATGTTCTTGTTTCTTTTCCAGCCACAATACTTCAGAGTTTGTAGAAACTAACTTTAAAAAGGAAGCATTTTGTTCTCTGTGCTTGCAGGCCCTGTCCCACTGGGAAAGGAGTCATGAACAGTTTTTTTTGTATTCCAGTACTGAACATAACCAGGTCATTAACAGTTTCCACTGAACGATTTAAGAAACAGTTCCATTGACAAGTAGAGTCTTTTATAAATACTCCTCCATCTAAGGTGCAGTAAATTCAACACACTGTAGAAAGTGGAGGGAATGGGTTCTGCTTACTGACCACAAGCTTCTGATGTTGATGAGATATATAGCCTTTAATATGACCCTGacagaattaaaaagaaagaagttTTAGTACTGGAAATTGGCAAGAAGTTTTTTTGCTACCTTCAGTCTTGATCCAGTAAAACGTGTGCGCATGCACTTAACTTTAAATTCGTgcgtagtcccattgacttcaaataatataaataaaagataACTTAAGTGTGTGATTGACTTAATAAAAGTATAAAAGTACTTTGCTACATAGGGACTTTAAACACGCCCATGAACTCTGAATTTGCTGTttctgacaagtttcagagtagcagccgtgttagtctgtatttgcaaaaagaaaaggagtacttgtggcaccttagagactaacatgctcaaataaatttgttagtctctaaagtgccacaagtactccttttctttttgtttctgacAAGCCTTCCTTGTAGTTCCCAATTTACATTTTGAGCTCTCACTACAAAAAAAAGGACTATAAATTTCAAATCTATTCCTGGATTAAGATTTTAAGACCAAAGTTTTAATAACCTTTACAGATAGAGCTTAACTAACTCATCTTTGTTCATGTGCACTAGACCCTTACAAGAGTCCAGTAAAATAATTTGTGTCTCTCCTTTTTACATCTTTTCCCTATAATTCAGCTTGTGAACTCTTATGCGTGCCTCTATTTTTAGGATGTCAAATCAGGAATCCCATGTCCAACTGAACTCAAATTTAGTATAAATATACTACCTCAGCCCTAGTCATAATTTACCAGTTTTGTAACTGTGTTTGTGGATTTTAGCAAAAGGGCAAAGATTGGCTTTATAGTGGAAACTCAATTGTAATCCTTACTGTTTTGCATATAAAAGGCAAGAATTAGAGCATAAGAACCTTCACTGTAGTGAGATACATGAGAGGCACAAATGAGTACAAGTATAACACACAAGCAACTCCACAAAAACCTAAACCCAATACACTTCCTATTATTATTACCCTTCTGTAATTAACCTTCCTGCTGTGTGTAGTCATTTCTAACAACTATAGTTTCCAAGGCAAGCTAATGAATGATGAACACATACCATGTATATAAGATTAGCCAAAATACACTGGACTTCATCAATATCAACATCTTCCACCTGCATGAATTTCAGGGCAACCAGAAAGGCATCTAGAGATAGCTGATGGGTTTTAAGTAGCAAATATCTGAAAGATGCAAACaaatatatttcagttatttCAGCACAATTACCTCAAAATTCTGCTTCTCTGAGCAAAAGGGCCCTTCTACCATAATTCACTTTGCTTAAGCTCTGGTCTCTAAGGGACAAATAGGGAACTAGGGACCCTGGATGTTTTAAACTGAATTCTGTGGTGAAACCAAATGAAGATTTCCCTTCCACAAAATAGGATTTCTACTTTGCTTACACTTTCTTAAACAGGTTCCTGTAGGTGATGATTTTCAGCTTCTCAAGTATCAGGAAGATACCACAACGAATGAAGAAGGTCTCGTGTTTTGTCAGAGCATCATTCAATAGCAGAAGATTTCCTTCACTAAAATGACAGAAAATATGCAAGTATCATGAGAAGGTATGACTCTGGGAAGATGAAATATCTAATTCAATGGGTATTTTTCACATACTATAAAAACCTttcacttaatattatttttaacaaaaatacGTGATCCAATAAATACACTGTACCTCACAGCCTTAGTTACTTCAGCAAACTGCATAAGCTCATACTTTTTCAAAAGCTGAATTGTTGGCATATGGCCCTGAAAAGCAAGCACAGTTAAAATTTTTCAGGataaatttaaatacatttccaAATCGATCatctataaaaacaaaaatccaaatacaaatatttatctaCTTtacttttacagaaaaaaataaaggagGTGAATGAAGGTATTTTTAGGCCCCCAATACACTACATCACTAATCATGCCAACAAACATTTGTCTGGCATAGTTACAGGAGTGTGGgttttaaaagctttaaaaatatggTAGTGTGATCAATTACAAAACTTGTATTACAGAGTAGGTCATGCTTCACATGATCTAGACTGTTACAAATTTTATACTTGTGTTGCACTCCACTCTGCAAACAGAAAACTGTTTTAGAACACACCACTAATCATGACAGGTGTGTGTCAGCACAGTTAAGATTATTGATTGTCTAACCAGACATATTTTCCTTAATTTCTCTTTGTGGATTTTTAAtgtccttttattaaaaaaaaaaaaaaaaaaaaaaaagttagtttggaGAGAGAAAACTCGTTCTCATTGTATCAGGTCTGATGAGactttgaaccacagacagtacCAAAAAGGAACTCCTTTTTAATTTACATGGCAGAGATCAGATTGCACACCAACCCAGTCAGCACTGAAATATAGCTACTTGGCTACTATGCCAGTGGTAGCCCCTTTTACTGGTTGAAGAATCAGATGAGATGTGAAACAGAACTCTATGTTGCATGTTTCTAGCTAACTCTCAGTGAACAAAGAGCCACTTGTGCTATTTtagtacatttttaaataagtgtAAAGTTTGGAAGCTGATAATGATCTTGCCAAGTTGGGCTTTCTTTATGGCAAAACTGCTCTAGAAGAGAGAAGACAGTAATTTAAGGTACTAAATGATTTGGTTATCAGAAG is a genomic window of Natator depressus isolate rNatDep1 chromosome 1, rNatDep2.hap1, whole genome shotgun sequence containing:
- the PROZ gene encoding vitamin K-dependent protein Z: MATHFWTICFLLFVLFFLQTEQTVFLSANNANQVISRHKRGSFLIIEEFFQGNLERECLEERCTYEEAREVFEDNEETNKFWARYFGGRQCSSNPCQHNGVCQDSIRSYTCTCTDAYEGQNCNFAKNECQHKTREGCQHFCYPGSESYRCSCAKGYELGEDKKSCIPRDQCACGRLDDAKIMRLKEIKTTCHRGFPWQVMLLNLEGKGFCGGVLLKSNFVLTTAECALLHNHSGIRVRTGNKRMHGAGQVIDVTEKHIHMRYDEATGENNLALLQLREHIECNNYQHFICLPDKDFAEHVLIPQLAGTVSGWKQEESEVRGSLVELQVSYLPERECEQILNTSLTNRQYCGHHPEPVDGQLAGGNFIAHDYKGTWFLTGIFGAWPTNVSNWEPFIFTKTSRYMMWFKQKTE